The nucleotide sequence TCCGACGGGCGCTCACGCGCGAGCCGCGACAGCTGCTGCGGAGCTGGTACGTGCTCTTTTTCCAACTGCCGCGCCTCCCGGAGGCGCTCGCCCGGGTCGGAAACTGGCGGACGCTCACGGACCTGTTCGAGCGTAGCAGCCGGCCGGGAACGTTCGACGAGGCCGACTTCGCGCGCTATCGGACCGCGTGGGAGGTCGACGGCGCGTACCGCTCGATGCTGAACTGGTATCGAGCGATTGTCCGCGCTGATCCGCGTCCGCGGGCGATGCGCGTGCGGCCGCCGACGCTCGTCTGCTGGGGAGCACAGGACGACTTCCTGCTCGAATCGCTGGCGAGCGAGAGCGTCCGGTTCTGCGAGGAGGGCCGGCTCGTCGTCCTCGACGACGCGACGCACTGGCTGCACCACGAGTTTCCCGAGCGGGTTCTCCACGAGCTCACGGACCAGTTCGAGCACGACGCGTAGGTTCGATCGCGACGCGTAGATGCGTTGCCGCCCACGAGCGAGCTGAGCGCGGGATCCACTACCGACCGCTCCGCCGTACTATATATCAGTCCGGACGGCTCTTAGCGAGCTTCTTGTCGTAGAGGCGGAGACTACCACACGACGCGAGACCAATCACGTGCCTACCGTCGCCTCCGATGAAATGAGCTCCGTCGGGGTCGCGCTCGCGTCACTTCGTGAGCCGGTGGGTCGAGCTCCCCCAGCTCGGCCGACCGCCGTTCTGAGCCGCTCTCCGTTGATCGAGGACCCCAGCGTCGCACAGCGCTACGTTCAAACCGTCCCACCGAGACGAACGCGTATGACGGATCTCGGGAAGGTCGACCGGGAGTTCTTCGACGAGCACGTCTTCCCGCGGCTCGGAGCCGACCGCGACGATGTCGCCGTGGGACCGACACACGGCGTCGATTTCGGGCTCCTCGATATCGACGGAACCGCGGTCGCCATCGCGACCGATCCGGTATCAGTGCTGCCGGGGCTCGGATTCGAGCGTGCCGGTCGCTTCGCGCTCGACTTCGTCCTCGCCGACGTCGCGGTTTCGGGGCTCCCGCCCTCGCATCTTGCGATCACCTTCACGCTGCCGCCGACGATCTCCGACGAGTCGTTCGCGACGCTCTGGGAGTCGATGCACGCGGAGGCCGAAGACCTCGGCGTCTCGATCGTCACCGGTCACACCGCCCGCTACGCCGGCTGTTCGTTCCCGTGGGTCGGCGGCGCGACCGCACTCGCCGTCGGCGAGTTCGACTCGGTGATCCGCCCGGACGGCGCGCGCGTCGGCGACGACGTGCTCGTGACGAACGGCCCCGCCGTGGAGGCGACGGGGCTGCTCACGACGCTGTTTCCCGACCAGTTCGATCTCGACGAGGCGACGCTGTCGGCGGCGCAGGCCCGACTCGACGAGGCCTCCTGCGTCCGCGACGCGATGACCGCCGCGGCGGTGGGCGGCGTCCACGCGATGCACGACGCGACCGAGTGCGGGCTCTTCGGCGCGTTCGTCGAGATGGCGGCGGGCGCGGATGTCCGGCTCGACCTGTCGACGGCGGAGATCCCGATTCGACCGGGCGTCCGCGAGACCTGCGAGGCGCTCGGCATCGATCCGTGGTCGGCGACGACCGGCGGGACGCTGGTGCTGGCGGTCGATCCCGACCGCACGGCGGACGTGGTCTCGGCGCTCGAAGCCGAGGGGACGCCCGTCGGCGTCGCCGGACGCGTCGAATCCGGATCGGGCGTCGTCGTCGACGGCGAGGCGGTCGACCACCCCGAGGTCGACCCCTCGTGGGCGGCCTACGACCGCCTCGCCGACGCCAGTGGTGAAGAAGACAGTTAATCGAGCGCTTCGGCGTACTCGCGGTCCAGTTGGTCCGCCTCCGGCCGTCCCCCGTCGAGTTCGATCTTCCACCCCTCCAGCGTCGACGGCTCGTCGAGAGCGGCCTCGATCGTCGCTCGAACGTCGGCGACGTCGACGCCGTAGTAGTCGTCCGGGACGCCGTCGAGGTACTGCAGCGCCGTCCGAAAGAGCGAGCGCATTCCGGTATCATCCTCAAAGTCGAAGTGCTTGTACGCGCCCGCGGCGACCTGCACCATCCCGTGGAGGAACGCGCTCTCGATCGTGCCGGAGCCGTAGTTGTACCACTCGTCCTCGAAGCAGTCGTGCGATTCGTGGAACTCGCCCGAATTGTAGAGCCGGACGCCGTGGACCGTCGCGCGGCGGAGCGTCCCGTGCTCCCACCCGTTCGACACTCGTCGCTCGCGGTCCCAGCCGGTTGGCGCGCCGGTCATCGGCGGCGCGACGGTGTCGTCGCGGGTGTGCTCGTTCACGGCTCGCCTTTCGTCCCGACAAATAAAGAGATTTGACCCTTCACCGCTTGCCGGGTACCAATGCGAATCTACGAACTCGGGGAGGGGACACCCGAGGTCGCCGTCGTCGGATCGGTTCACGGGGACGAACCCTGCGGAAAGCGGGCCATCGAGCGCCTCCTCACCGCCGAGCCGGACGTCGAGCGACCGGTCAAACTCGTCGTCGCGAACGAGGAGGCGCTCGACGCCGGCGTCCGCTACCTCGATGAGGACCTGAACCGCGCGTTTCCGGGCGATGCGAACGCCGAGAACCACGAGCGTCGCCTCGCGTACGACCTCGTTCGCGAGCTCCGCGGGACGACGGTGCTGTCGCTGCACTCGACGCAGTCGTACGCCGAACCGTTCGCGCTCGTCGACGAGGTGGATGCGGTGTCGCGGTCGATCTGTCCGCACCTGCCGATGGAGTACCTCGTCGAGACGGGCGCGTTCGCGGCCGGGCGGCTCATCGACCACGCGCACACGATCGAAGTCGAGTGCGGGCTGCAGGGAACCGACAGCGCCGCCGCCAACGCGTACTGGATCGTTCGCGCCTTCCTGTCGGCGACGGGTGTCCTTCCAGCGCCGGTCGAGGGCGAGGAGGAGCCGCCGCTGTCGCTGCACCGCCGCGACGCGGCCGACGTGACCGTCTTCCGGATGCTCGATCGGATCCCGAAGGGGCCGGCCGAGGAGTACCGCGTCTTCGTCGACAACTTCCAGCGGGTCGCGCCGGGCGATCTCGTCGCCGCCGCCGACGGCGACGAACTCAGCGCCGACAGCGAGTTCTACCCGGTGTTGCTCTCGGCGAACGGTTACGAGGACGTGTTCGGCTACGCGGCCGACCGGCTCGGGACGCTGGCGTGAAACCGACTGCTGGCTAGCCTTCTGCCGGCTACTCTTCTGGCGGCGCGAGTTCGACGAGCGTCAGCTCCCGGTCCAGATAGCAGAACTCGTGGGGCGGGTCCCCGACGATCTCGTCGATCCGGTACTCGGTCTCGAAGTCCGCGCCCTCGGGGACGCAGTACTCGTGGCTCGGGCACTCCGTGTGGGGGCACGGACCAGGAAGGCTCACCTTACTTCCGGCGTATGCGCCCTTCGCGGCGACGTTGGCGGTGATCGACGCGGGCTCGACCTCGACGGCGCGGACCCCGGTGTCGTGGACGGCGCAGTCTAAGAGCTGTCCGGCCTCGCGGACGCCCGTCACCTCGTAGCGGACGCCCTCCGTGAGATTCAGACACTGCTGTCGGTACGGACAGCCCTCGCACGCCGTCGACTCGCCCTCGTAGACGAACTCCGTTCCCGGGGAGGCGAGTCGGTCGCCGATGAGCGTGACTTGGGTCATTGGGTGGCGGTAGTCGTCGCTCGCTGTTAAGCCTGTGCGTCGATCATCGCGATGTCGTTACGAGGAGTACAGATCAGCCGTGATCGGTGACGAGACGACTCCGGAAGCCCCCGCGCTCTCGACTCGGTGCGCTCGCTGTGCTCCTCGCTCACTGCGTTCGCTGCGGTGCTTGCGTCGCGCGCCTACGCCGAGAGCGCGGCCCCTTCCATTCCCTCCCGTGGCAGTTCTTTGCTAGCAAGTGCGCCTCCAAGATGGGGCGTCCGATCACAACAACACGTCTTTGACGTCCGACGAGCCCGCGCGGCGGACGACCGCGCGGACGACGTCCTGCGCCCCGGCGAGGTTGTCGGAGTCGCCGTCGAGGACGAGCAACTTGGCGTCGCGGCCGGGTTCGATGACCCCGCAGTTCAGGTCCGCGATCTCCGCGCCGTTGACGGTCGCCATCTTGAGCACCTTCCGCGCGGGAACGTCGGCGAGTTTGGCGGCGAACTCCATCTCGCGGAACATCGACGGCGAGTTCAACATCACGTTGTCGGTGCCGAGCGCGACGGTCGTCCGCTCGACCAGCTCGCGGATCGGTGGGACGCCGACGTCGGTAACGAGGTTCGAACGCGGGCAGACGACGACGGGGATGTCGTTGTCCGCCAGCCGCTCGTAGTGGATCGACTCGGGGTGGACCATATGGACCACGAAGTCGGGGGCGAGATCCAGCGCGGGGTTGATGTCGTGGGGGTCGCGCTCGCCCGCGTGGATGCCGAACAGCTTCCCGGCCTCTCGGGTCGCGTTCCGCAGTCGGTCGAAGTCGGCGTCACGCGCGCCCGACGCCCCGAATCCGTCGGACTCGTGCATCGCGTCCTCGGACTCGCGGCCGAGGACGACCGGATCGATTGGCAGGCCTTGCGCCGCCTCGCGGATGTACTCGACGCCCTCGACGCCGCCCTCTCGGAATTCGAGACACGCGGCCGTGCCGGTATCGGCCATCATCCGGAGCGATCGACGCATCGCATCGACGGTCTCCCCGCGGCTGGCGGCTCTGAGCAGCCGGTGTTTCAGGCCGTCCGGCGGCGCGACGAGCTCGTCGAGCGAGAGCCCCGCGCCGGCCTCCTTGGCGATCGAGTCGCCGATGTGGGTGTGTGCGTTGACGAACGCCGGGAGCACGATATCGTCGGAATACACGTCAGCCTCCTCGACGGCGACGATCTCGCCGTCCTCGACGACGACGCGTCCCCGGATCGGTTCGAGTTCGGGGCCACGCAGTACGGTTCCCTCGACGATCATTGCTTCCCCGTCGCCGGTACAGCGGCTTGAAACTCCCGGAGGGAGACGGGCGTCGGTTGACGACGGGATATCGCGGTCACGATTCCGTATTCGTCGAGCGTCACGGTCACGATTCCGTGAACTCGTCGAGCGTCGCGGTCACGCCGGGGCGAACGTCGGAGACGAGCGCGCCGTCGATATCGAGCCCGAGCGTCTCGACGGCCGTTCGCCCGACGGCGTCGGTCTCCGCCTCGGGGACGTAGACGCCGAGTCGCCACTGCTGGCGCTGCGCCGTCCGGAGCGCAGACACCAGCGGCGACTGCTTGCCCAGTCGGCGCATCTCGCCGCTCACCATCACCCGCGAGGTCGACTCCGTCATCGCGGGCCGCGCCGGAACGTCGACGACGACCCGTTCGGGCGGGAGGTCCGCACGGGCCGCGATCTCGGCTTCGAGGTCGC is from Halobellus sp. LT62 and encodes:
- a CDS encoding alpha/beta fold hydrolase, which gives rise to MTVRDRDRHARSRPRGLFPNDVDIDADSRFVDVGEVTLHVVDAGPETGEPVVLLHGFPECWYGWHEYVEPLAEAGYRVLVPDQRGYNASEKPAEVGAYHVDSLADDVTGLLDALDVDDAHLVGHDWGAYVAWWVGLHAPARLRTLSVLNVPHPTAFRRALTREPRQLLRSWYVLFFQLPRLPEALARVGNWRTLTDLFERSSRPGTFDEADFARYRTAWEVDGAYRSMLNWYRAIVRADPRPRAMRVRPPTLVCWGAQDDFLLESLASESVRFCEEGRLVVLDDATHWLHHEFPERVLHELTDQFEHDA
- a CDS encoding AIR synthase family protein translates to MTDLGKVDREFFDEHVFPRLGADRDDVAVGPTHGVDFGLLDIDGTAVAIATDPVSVLPGLGFERAGRFALDFVLADVAVSGLPPSHLAITFTLPPTISDESFATLWESMHAEAEDLGVSIVTGHTARYAGCSFPWVGGATALAVGEFDSVIRPDGARVGDDVLVTNGPAVEATGLLTTLFPDQFDLDEATLSAAQARLDEASCVRDAMTAAAVGGVHAMHDATECGLFGAFVEMAAGADVRLDLSTAEIPIRPGVRETCEALGIDPWSATTGGTLVLAVDPDRTADVVSALEAEGTPVGVAGRVESGSGVVVDGEAVDHPEVDPSWAAYDRLADASGEEDS
- a CDS encoding DUF309 domain-containing protein yields the protein MNEHTRDDTVAPPMTGAPTGWDRERRVSNGWEHGTLRRATVHGVRLYNSGEFHESHDCFEDEWYNYGSGTIESAFLHGMVQVAAGAYKHFDFEDDTGMRSLFRTALQYLDGVPDDYYGVDVADVRATIEAALDEPSTLEGWKIELDGGRPEADQLDREYAEALD
- a CDS encoding succinylglutamate desuccinylase/aspartoacylase domain-containing protein — its product is MRIYELGEGTPEVAVVGSVHGDEPCGKRAIERLLTAEPDVERPVKLVVANEEALDAGVRYLDEDLNRAFPGDANAENHERRLAYDLVRELRGTTVLSLHSTQSYAEPFALVDEVDAVSRSICPHLPMEYLVETGAFAAGRLIDHAHTIEVECGLQGTDSAAANAYWIVRAFLSATGVLPAPVEGEEEPPLSLHRRDAADVTVFRMLDRIPKGPAEEYRVFVDNFQRVAPGDLVAAADGDELSADSEFYPVLLSANGYEDVFGYAADRLGTLA
- a CDS encoding UPF0179 family protein translates to MTQVTLIGDRLASPGTEFVYEGESTACEGCPYRQQCLNLTEGVRYEVTGVREAGQLLDCAVHDTGVRAVEVEPASITANVAAKGAYAGSKVSLPGPCPHTECPSHEYCVPEGADFETEYRIDEIVGDPPHEFCYLDRELTLVELAPPEE
- a CDS encoding amidohydrolase family protein; amino-acid sequence: MIVEGTVLRGPELEPIRGRVVVEDGEIVAVEEADVYSDDIVLPAFVNAHTHIGDSIAKEAGAGLSLDELVAPPDGLKHRLLRAASRGETVDAMRRSLRMMADTGTAACLEFREGGVEGVEYIREAAQGLPIDPVVLGRESEDAMHESDGFGASGARDADFDRLRNATREAGKLFGIHAGERDPHDINPALDLAPDFVVHMVHPESIHYERLADNDIPVVVCPRSNLVTDVGVPPIRELVERTTVALGTDNVMLNSPSMFREMEFAAKLADVPARKVLKMATVNGAEIADLNCGVIEPGRDAKLLVLDGDSDNLAGAQDVVRAVVRRAGSSDVKDVLL